ATGTTTACACTGGGAAAGCAAAAGATTTTCCGCTCGTTGTGCTTCCATCAGATCGATGAGAGACACTCCCGGAATAAGCTATTGGCCCAGAGTAAGTGATCATGCTAGCTGCAGAGAAGCTTGTTTCCCCCATATCTTGTTGTAACTGGTTAGCAACTGGGATGTCTCCGGATTCCCTTTTATCGTTGTTTGCCTCAGAAGCATGTGCTTCATTTGTGGCAGCTGGGCTTTTGTTGCTAGGAGACTGACCTAGGCCATCATCTGAATTCGCTTGTATATTGTTCGGGGATCCTTCATTTGTAGTGGACCCACTATCAGAATTCCATTCATTGCTTAGTAGGGATTGTTGCGGCAAGTCGCTTGTGCACTGAATACTAGTTTCCATTACAGCAGGAAGATTTTCAGCATTTACATCCCCCAACTTAGTAGACCGTTCCTCAACATCTTCAGCCATGCTGTTTCCAACTATCAACCCATCAGGGGagctgaaattgaaaataatggTTTCATTTTCAATCCTGCTATTGTATGCTAGGCAGCTACCTCGAACATCATTCCCCATGCCTCCTGCCTCGTCTGATGATGAAGCAGCACATCCAGCTAGTGCTTCTTGATCAAGAACCTGCCAGGGATAGAATGGAAATATAAATCAACTTCATTAATAAGAAAGCATCACAAGATTGTATAGCAATCTGTAGTAGTTCATGCGACAGATAGCAAGCCACGCAACTAGAGAGCAATATAATAGAACACCAATTGGTGTGTTTAGCAAAGCTCAGAGCAATCAACCACTTAGAACAAAAATGGTGGGTGAAGCAAATTTGGGTAACAAAAACCTGGTTAGGCAGACTAGAATATGTTTCAATTGGAAGTTTCCTATCTCCAAGGAAATCATACAAAGAATCGCTCTCAGCCTTGCCAGTTCCACCAAAGCATGCTTCATTCGTCTCCACTGCATTCTCTAGGCAAGAATCTAGCTTTTCCCGAGAGATGAACATTTTGCCAAAATTATCATCTTTGCTCCTACATTGGTCAGCAGTAAAGCTATCGGCATCCAACGATAGATCTTCGCTGGCTTCAAGATCGTCATTGTCATTAGAAGACAGAGGAAACATAGAACTTTCTATTGCATTTGAATCTTTCTCAGGCCTCCCTTCATCGACACATATATCCCTTGACGTTTCACAATCAATATCTCTATAGCAAACCTCCAACTCTGGAAGACAACATTCCAATACATTGTTATCGGTGAACAATGGAGAACTGGAATCTCTGTAATCACTTACATTACAATCTGCTAACTCTTCAATTGTGTCAAAACTTTTACACACTGGACTTCCCTGCTCTTTCTCCATATCAAACGAGTCCGAAGATAATGAATCTGCATCCTTATCCCAACTGTTTACATGGTGTGATTGTCTATctttactttcttttacaCAAAAATCTATTGTTTCATTATCTATTATTAGATGATGTGAGAGTCCATTTTGACCATCCTTCCAAAGAGAAGCTGCCATTCGATTTTCATTATCAATAGAAGAGTCATCGGAAACTTTAAAGTTCGAACAGTCATCTCTATCTTTTGCCTCTAATTCTGCTAGACTGGCATCCATCCTAGAAATATTTACCGCATACTTTTCTTTACTTCCAAATGCTACTGTATCAGTTTTCTGCCCTAAACATCTCGAGTCAAAGGTGGTTTCTTTACAATTTTCCTTCATGGTCATGATTCTTCAGCAGGCCAAAGATGCTGCCAAATACATTTGAAATTTGGGAGAAGGCTCAGAAAGATTGTTAATACAAATTCAACTTCAGAcaactttttattaaataacaaaaatattttagttgaaaGACAATCAATTCATTATGTGACACGGAGTACAAAACTGAATCAGTAAAGATAACAGGATATAGAAAGCATAGCCACAGACAAGTTTAGGTGAACAAATATGATCACAGACAAGTCATCCACTAAAACAAGGAAAAAAGTGCTAGATATTGAACTGTACCGACCTTAATCTCATCACGCGGAACTACAACGTTATAATTCAATCAAAGGCCAGAATTCTGAGGTTTTGCTTCACAGGATCCAGTTTCAAACTCTGCCACCAATAAGGAAAGCTTTAGCTTATTCATAAAGTTATCAGTTACTAGAACAATCTGAAACATCATAATTACTCAAAGATGCAGCCTGGAACAATTTGAAGAACAATTACAAGTTGATTTCATATACAAAAATGCATCCTTTCTGGTCTAGAGtgcttttaaataaatgaatgaatacCTAAAAATCATCACATTTGCCTTTTCTAGACATGGCTGTATATCTTCACCAATGAATCAtctttttcagttttaataattgtaaatGCAAAAGCTCCAACGtcatacttattttttattagaagAAACATTATAAAACAGaactaaaaaagtaaatagcctataaaaaaaaaatcaggcACGGTAAGCTTTGGATTCTACTCTTTGTCTAAAGGTGAAGAAGAGGACAAGATAAAGTCCCCCTACTTTTTCAAACcttttttgagtttttcaaAAAGCTTCAAAGTCAAAAACACAAATACATCATTTGGCTGCTACTCTcttaaaagtttaaaacaaTCAAATCTGAACGAACCAAATTTcctagaaaatattattttttttgtaaaatagagataagaaacaataaaataccTGTTTGAGAGAAGACCAATTCACAAAAAGACTGCCAAAATCCCCTTTCAGTGAGAGTAATAGCAAAAAATATTGAGAGGAAAAGGTATCGAAAGAGACATTCATAACGGCCTAAATCACacaaagattgaaaaattgaatctaacaTAAAATCACGATATTATTCAGAGGTATTTGCAGAAGCGGAAAGAAAATGGAGGCGAAATATGAGCTGGTACATAGAGGCAAACCCATCCTCGGATTCCAAGCCTAATTAAGGGTTCTATTATATCATTTTCGTctatactttttttaaaagtttcattacatatttttcattaatggTAATCAGACTCTATATTCAATCAATTTATTCCACACATTTGCTAAAAGTAAAGACTCAGgctattttagtttgtttcaacactcaaaatattcattttttatatttaaatttcttctatctttattaaaatatttaattatcttttgttctttctatttattctacctaacaattttctttttaaattttgtgtcactcaagaatgtggacatTTAAGTAAGATAGatggactatatatataagtgagactcatattccactaaattattcaatccactttttttatattttttgatatcTCAAATTAAATAGGACTAAATTCTAGACTGACGgaatactactatactactcGCTCAGtcctctaaaaataaaaaattttaaaatgtcacaagttttaatatcaaattgttaaagtaaaatagataaaaggaaaaatatgttaataaaaaatgaatcccTATCCATTAAATAGAAagacatttttaaaataatttttttttatttttaaaaatggataaaaaagaaaagaatttacTTTTAAGAGATGGGAGGAGGCGTATTTCCAAACCACGTATAGTCTCTCTCTAGGCCTACATAGTTCTTCCTCCGTCTctgattaagagtcacattttgtctggacacgagttttaaaaaatgtaaagaaaaattggttgaaaaaattagtgggatgtggaactaattttttatattg
The genomic region above belongs to Salvia hispanica cultivar TCC Black 2014 chromosome 3, UniMelb_Shisp_WGS_1.0, whole genome shotgun sequence and contains:
- the LOC125211753 gene encoding uncharacterized protein LOC125211753 isoform X1, which codes for MTMKENCKETTFDSRCLGQKTDTVAFGSKEKYAVNISRMDASLAELEAKDRDDCSNFKVSDDSSIDNENRMAASLWKDGQNGLSHHLIIDNETIDFCVKESKDRQSHHVNSWDKDADSLSSDSFDMEKEQGSPVCKSFDTIEELADCNVSDYRDSSSPLFTDNNVLECCLPELEVCYRDIDCETSRDICVDEGRPEKDSNAIESSMFPLSSNDNDDLEASEDLSLDADSFTADQCRSKDDNFGKMFISREKLDSCLENAVETNEACFGGTGKAESDSLYDFLGDRKLPIETYSSLPNQVLDQEALAGCAASSSDEAGGMGNDVRGSCLAYNSRIENETIIFNFSSPDGLIVGNSMAEDVEERSTKLGDVNAENLPAVMETSIQCTSDLPQQSLLSNEWNSDSGSTTNEGSPNNIQANSDDGLGQSPSNKSPAATNEAHASEANNDKRESGDIPVANQLQQDMGETSFSAASMITYSGPIAYSGSVSHRSDGSTTSGKSFAFPVLQSEWNSSPVRMAKADVRGFRKHKGWRSGLLCCRF
- the LOC125211753 gene encoding uncharacterized protein LOC125211753 isoform X2 — protein: MFPLSSNDNDDLEASEDLSLDADSFTADQCRSKDDNFGKMFISREKLDSCLENAVETNEACFGGTGKAESDSLYDFLGDRKLPIETYSSLPNQVLDQEALAGCAASSSDEAGGMGNDVRGSCLAYNSRIENETIIFNFSSPDGLIVGNSMAEDVEERSTKLGDVNAENLPAVMETSIQCTSDLPQQSLLSNEWNSDSGSTTNEGSPNNIQANSDDGLGQSPSNKSPAATNEAHASEANNDKRESGDIPVANQLQQDMGETSFSAASMITYSGPIAYSGSVSHRSDGSTTSGKSFAFPVLQSEWNSSPVRMAKADVRGFRKHKGWRSGLLCCRF